AAATGCTAATGAAgatgtaaatataaaagctaatgaatatatgaaaaatgttaagagatatataaatgagaaaaaattaaaaagttgtgaaatatttttaacagaattattaaatgatttTGAGAATGAACCATTtgaatttattatattttcaacaataaaaatatattgtaattTAAGGTTATATAATTATCGTTCGATATCTAATGATTTAACATCTTTAGGTAATTTAGAATGTTCTTCTTATAGATTTGAAAATTATTctgataaatataaaaagaaaaaaggTACCATGATACCTTTTTTATTAAGATTAATTAATTGTTATTATCCATACACCTTAagtttatattttacatcTTTTGACAgattatatttattaatattacattatgaagaaaaattaaaaaaatgtatagagtatatatcaatatatgaaaagaaagatgaaaaaaatgaagacatagaaataaatatatcttcatCTAGTGATATATccaataatataaatttttatcgtagaaaaaaaaatatcatttttcattatatatgtattacATCTTATGTGTTATGTGATttgttattaaaaaaaaattacatagAGCAAGCCATACAACTATTAAGAaacaaaattttatattatgatcaaaatgatataaaCACTATTTCATTAATAGGGAAACTGTCTTTATTAATGGGATGTTTAGATATATCTGTCGAATGTTTTAATAAAGTTGAAAGCTTTATATGTTCAgataattatgaaaatataaatgacAAGTACCAGAAAAATAATGGAGAcgatataaataataacaacaacaataataataataataataacaataataataataataataacaataataataataataataataataataactGGAAACATATTCTTTACAatcattcatatataaataaaaacttTTTGAATCTATACTTAGAAGAATATAATGTAGCATTAAATGAATTGTTCAAAATATCTCCtgatttttttaataagaATGCGATAAATgattattcattttattcGAACAATCTATctataacatatttttataataacGATTTAAAGAATGCTATACATATCTTAGAAAcattaataaatgaaaattatataaatacattcCCTTCATTAGTAAAGaatttgaattatttttatgaattagcaaaaataaaaaatgaacaagTTAACACTATCAATGATTTTATAAGTAATAATCTGGGCGAAGACCAAGAAATATTATCAGTAATTCCAAGACGtacataaaattataaaggagaaattatataaatgcataaatatataaacatataaatatattgataattatatgttatatataatatatatatatgtatatttttttttttttttttctattaagagaaaaaacatacataaaaaaaatgaattctttttttattatacatatgttATGAATCTTGGCGCAtgcatataaataatatatattaatatatttatatatttatatatatattatattatatatacatacttttttttttaatataaaaaaaaaaaaaaaactgaaaaatttttataagtattttttaaaaaataatttgcttatgtattttatatatataacatattattaagaatcatctttattatcttataatatatataaaatattatatatatatatatatataaatattgtgGATAAATAGAAACggttcatattataatagtattattattattaacctaaaaataaaaaaaaaaaaaaaataaatttgaATGTATAccttaaaaatatattaagaatTAATCGGcttcatatatataatgaataaataaaaaatatgatatacttataaatatattaatttatataatatatatatttataatatatatatttgtatatttaatgattataaaatgtaagagataaaaattataataataaaatgaaaattcttaactattataaatattatatatatatatatatatatatgtatatatttatatttaaaagtTGAAAAAggaacaaaataaaaaataaaaaacatgAACTTTTCTTTAAGTGTGgtgtgtttttttttcctatgtattattataaaaataaaatatgcATTATCAGGAGAAggtataaaaaaaaaaaaaatatatatatatatatatattatatgtgaTAATGATATAACCAAATTAATTATTGTTGAAAATGTAATGTGGTGATCATACATACATAGAAAcaaacataatatatatatatatatatatatttatttatttatttatttattttatggTTCTTTTTAGGTATTTTTAAGAATAGGGTTTTAAACCCATTTCAATATAAATctgaaaaaagaaaaataatgaaaCATGTAAATTCTctatcttttatttttaatgatTTTAAGAATAATTTAGAAGATTTAGAAAATACTTATGATAGTTTTTTAAGATCGATAGGTGTATCTGAAGACACTCATAAGCATttgataaatatgaatgatgaaaaaactataaattttatagaAGAGATgaatgaattaaaaaataaatataataaatttaaagataaaatagatgaacatttaaataataagaaagAAGAATTTGATAAAACTTTAAAAAGTACAGTTCaagaatttttttataaatctATTAATGAATTAAAAGGAATTAGTAAATTTgtgaaatatataaatttgaATGCAAGAAatttgaataaaataataaaaaatttgttTTCAAAGGCAACACATTTAAgtgatatatatgaagagaatataaataatataaatgagATTGGAAaagattattataaaatgaaattaaaaacattaggaaatttattattatctaaatataatagttataataaaaaaataaaattaatatcaaatgaaaaatatatagataattgttcaaatattttttatatagaaatgttaaaagattatttacaaaataatataaaacaaaaaattacTATGATAGATTTTTCTACTTTTTTAGAACATTTATCATTTATGgaattatcatatttttttaatacttttttaaaaaattatgaaaaaggttatatagtatatgttattaatagagtaaaaatgaatgattataataataaaatgatatttattGAAATAGATAAATTAATTGAAATTGTAAactttataaaaaaaacatatgAACAATTCAAAATAGATTATATTgttatacatatatttaatatgtatatatctgtttttataaatgttaataatattttatatcatgTTAATTATGATGTATTCTTTAAAGAACAATCaatacaattatataatacatataattatggatacttttttataaatcaaaaattaaatcaaaacaaatatcataaaattaaagaacatatctatattttatatttagGACATCGTACTTTTcatgataattatttaatttataatagAAAACAAATGATtcaatttaaaaaaaacaatgcaaaaaatattatacaacaaaataaaacaaatacAACTAATTTATTTCTAAATATGTATCTTCTCAAATTAGCTTCTGAATATAATTTCTATACTGAATTTTTAAAACTTGATCATgaatatgtatataaattttctgtatataattgtaataTGATATTAACATATGACTCTTTGAATAAGTTTAATATACCAAACGAAAAATTTACTCCACACTATAAGTAAGAACACCACAAAAAGGTGTCaacatatatgtatatatataatatatatatatatatatatatatatatttatttatttatatttatttatatatatattttttttttttttttttttttttttttttttttttttttttttttttttttcacaGAGATGTTTACATTTTAATCATCATCTACCCAGGAGAAAGCCTAGGAATGTTGTGCAACTTCTTCAATAATTATCTTTTTAGAGAATccatttttaatttaaaaaatgaagaatcCAACGTTCTCGAAATATATTCAGATGTAAACAGATTAACATTAATTGCAAACAATAAAACTAGACATTATTATGTGAACACTAAATATGAAATACCTTCAGAGCCTTTAGAAAAAAGTTTGcaaaaaatacaaaattGCTTGAAGTACTATACAAATAGTAATTACAATgattattttgattatttgaatattttttattttatatccTCCGATgaaatatacatataacaACTGGAAGACAAAAATAAAGGAACCAACCACacacaaaataaaatatatacatatatatatatgtaattatttatgtatatattttttatctgtttgtttttattatattttttatattttttggtAGGGAAATTTTTCATCccatattatttttttttttttatagtttgttttaatattattaatttttttttttttttttttttttttttttaaatgaacAAATTTGATAACtttctttttgtttaatttatatatggATAATAGACAAGTAGTTGTGGCTTGGACTAATATCATTCACacatacaaaaaaaaaaataaaacaataaataaaaataataacatattatatcatattatatcatattatatcatattatatcatattatatcatattatatcatattacATGTATGAACAAAAGTAATgatagaaaaatatatttaaagaaacatttatttttatttttttttaatatgtactatataaaatatttcattaatgcaaaaaatatattaatataataacatatgtatgtaataggactatatattaatataacataaaatatttatatatatatatatatatatttatatacatttatatgtttattatttgacacacacacacacacacacaTTGTTACATACTTAAATGTTCTTATCATCACATATgtaaacatatatttttataactCCGTTGTTTTGTTCAtagtatattttttccttgTCAAATGATTTCATAAAGTAGTAGGTCCTTATAAaatatcctttttttatttcatgAGAAAAATAACTTGTATGATCTTGAACCATGTAGGGTATTTTTTCTCCAGATATagttatataattattatttgagGTAACATGGAAATTTTGTAAATTTCcagatataaaaaatagaaataatacttttttatcatcatataatatatctacTGGAGGTAtaaaatttctttttaaacATTCATCGGTATTAActtcttttataaaatcacatttttttatttcatatatatttttttttcttaaaaatatattagaaatatatgataataatgtattaaaagatatatttgGTGTTTCTTCAAATAAATCTTTTTCATCAATATATACattcaaattattatttttatcatttatatacaattttaaattttctacttttttatcttctgattcattattttcttctttttttattctaACTGTCTTCTTCTTATTCTTACTAGCAATATTATGTTTTACTTTTTCTTTCcatatatttcttctttctttttttttttctgaaTTATAATCATATGAGCTTGTTAAAATGTTGTGTTCTCTTTTTAGTTTTTCCAATTTAGTATCCTTAGGAGTATCACAcgaattttttaatatgcTTTTCTGAAAATTTATGGACACAGAAGGGTTGTATATATCCATCTCTTTTGTTTCGTCTTTAATTATATCCATAcattcaaaaaaaaaaataaataataaatgataaatatataaatataaataaataaataaatatatatatatatatataatatatataatatgttgAATGTGTGTGTATATGGGGTgggtttttttttatggCACCTAtgaaacatataatatttttattttatataacaacaactggttaataaaatatatatattttgataaacataaaaatgaacaaacaatatatttatcgtatgaaaattataatatatattttatatatatatatatatatagatgATATGATATTCTCAAATTTTTTAACAACAAAACGTTTTTCATAAGATGACCTTTTTCAATTACATGtcatatgatatatatgtatagacatatatatttttttttgtgtaaaatattttttatatatagaaacatatataaagtcataaaaaaaaaattaattaaattaaagacacatatataaacaaCAAAATCTTTATCTctacaaatatatttataacataaaaaacgtgttattttttaagtAACAATATCATcttatatgttatatttcattttaaccaacaaaaaagaaaagaaaaagaaaagaaaaagaaaaattttCCTGTGCACCACATTAAAAATTTCGTACAGgtaaataaacaaaatataaatgtaaatataaatgtaaatataaatgtaaatataaatgtaaatataaatttatttatacatatttaacaaacatataatataatattagaCATATAACTCGAAAATGTATTTGAGagttaatatatatatatatatatatttatatatatatttatatatattattattacacCCTGTTGTATATTTGtattacatttatttttttatttattcatgAGTACTATTAAATTCtacaatatataatacaattttaaaaaacgtggaatataatatattttatgttatatgAGCTCAAGGATAGAGAAACATGCAAGTGTAAGCAGATCTGACTTTACATTCTTTTCatcataaataaatatataacacatatagagcaaaaaaaaaaaaaaaaaaaaaaaaaaaaaaaaaaaaaaaataaaattttgttgaaaaaatttttaaaaaaaaaaaaaaaataaaaaaaaaaNNNNNNNNNNNNNNNNNNNNNNNNNNNNNNNNNNNNNNNNNNNNNNNNNNNNNNNNNNNNNNNNNNNNNNNNNNNNNNNNNNNNNNNNNNNNNNNNNNNNNNNNNNNNNNNNNNNNNNNNNNNNNNNNNNNNNNNNNNNNNNNNNNNNNNNNNNNNNNNNNNNNNNNNNNNNNNNNNNNNNNNNNNNNNNNNNNNNNNNNNNNNNNNNNNNNNNNNNNNNNNNNNNNNNNNNNNNNNNNNNNNNNNNNNNNNNNNNNNNNNNNNNNNNNNNNNNNNNNNNNNNNNNNNNNNNNNNNNNNNaaaaaaaaaaaaaaaaaaaaaaaaaaaaaaaaaaaaaaaaaaaaaaaaaaaaaaaaaaaataagaaagGAATATTTGTTggatatattttttaaa
This region of Plasmodium gaboni strain SY75 chromosome 12, whole genome shotgun sequence genomic DNA includes:
- a CDS encoding hypothetical protein (conserved Plasmodium protein, unknown function) → MDEEFLHDIYDLDNDLELGNINANEDVNIKANEYMKNVKRYINEKKLKSCEIFLTELLNDFENEPFEFIIFSTIKIYCNLRLYNYRSISNDLTSLGNLECSSYRFENYSDKYKKKKGTMIPFLLRLINCYYPYTLSLYFTSFDRLYLLILHYEEKLKKCIEYISIYEKKDEKNEDIEINISSSSDISNNINFYRRKKNIIFHYICITSYVLCDLLLKKNYIEQAIQLLRNKILYYDQNDINTISLIGKLSLLMGCLDISVECFNKVESFICSDNYENINDKYQKNNGDDINNNNNNNNNNNNNNNNNNNNNNNNNNNNNWKHILYNHSYINKNFLNLYLEEYNVALNELFKISPDFFNKNAINDYSFYSNNLSITYFYNNDLKNAIHILETLINENYINTFPSLVKNLNYFYELAKIKNEQVNTINDFISNNLGEDQEILSVIPRRT
- a CDS encoding hypothetical protein (conserved Plasmodium protein, unknown function); the encoded protein is MNFSLSVVCFFFLCIIIKIKYALSGEGIFKNRVLNPFQYKSEKRKIMKHVNSLSFIFNDFKNNLEDLENTYDSFLRSIGVSEDTHKHLINMNDEKTINFIEEMNELKNKYNKFKDKIDEHLNNKKEEFDKTLKSTVQEFFYKSINELKGISKFVKYINLNARNLNKIIKNLFSKATHLSDIYEENINNINEIGKDYYKMKLKTLGNLLLSKYNSYNKKIKLISNEKYIDNCSNIFYIEMLKDYLQNNIKQKITMIDFSTFLEHLSFMELSYFFNTFLKNYEKGYIVYVINRVKMNDYNNKMIFIEIDKLIEIVNFIKKTYEQFKIDYIVIHIFNMYISVFINVNNILYHVNYDVFFKEQSIQLYNTYNYGYFFINQKLNQNKYHKIKEHIYILYLGHRTFHDNYLIYNRKQMIQFKKNNAKNIIQQNKTNTTNLFLNMYLLKLASEYNFYTEFLKLDHEYVYKFSVYNCNMILTYDSLNKFNIPNEKFTPHYKDVYILIIIYPGESLGMLCNFFNNYLFRESIFNLKNEESNVLEIYSDVNRLTLIANNKTRHYYVNTKYEIPSEPLEKSLQKIQNCLKYYTNSNYNDYFDYLNIFYFISSDEIYI
- a CDS encoding hypothetical protein (conserved Plasmodium protein, unknown function), producing MDIIKDETKEMDIYNPSVSINFQKSILKNSCDTPKDTKLEKLKREHNILTSSYDYNSEKKKERRNIWKEKVKHNIASKNKKKTVRIKKEENNESEDKKVENLKLYINDKNNNLNVYIDEKDLFEETPNISFNTLLSYISNIFLRKKNIYEIKKCDFIKEVNTDECLKRNFIPPVDILYDDKKVLFLFFISGNLQNFHVTSNNNYITISGEKIPYMVQDHTSYFSHEIKKGYFIRTYYFMKSFDKEKIYYEQNNGVIKIYVYICDDKNI